A part of Pseudarthrobacter phenanthrenivorans Sphe3 genomic DNA contains:
- the mobC gene encoding plasmid mobilization relaxosome protein MobC — protein sequence MTPEWKSTRRVSRRRRANIDGDTQYVRVSMSEFERAQLKVLEERTGRSPSEILVSAALYAENSESLAERRAMAVEFIAARRYLAALSNNVNQLARHANATDEFPEAARTVLTRVRAVADRINTMLDSMVR from the coding sequence AGAGTGGAAGTCGACGCGACGGGTCTCGCGCCGTCGACGCGCCAACATTGACGGTGACACCCAGTACGTGCGGGTGTCGATGTCGGAGTTCGAGCGCGCGCAGTTAAAGGTCCTGGAAGAACGGACCGGGCGCAGCCCGTCGGAGATCCTTGTCAGCGCTGCCCTGTACGCGGAGAACTCCGAGTCGCTGGCTGAGCGGCGGGCGATGGCCGTGGAATTCATTGCGGCGCGCCGCTACCTGGCTGCCCTGTCGAACAACGTCAACCAGCTCGCCCGGCACGCGAACGCCACGGACGAATTCCCCGAGGCAGCCCGTACCGTGTTGACCCGGGTACGGGCGGTCGCTGACCGGATCAATACGATGCTGGATTCGATGGTGCGCTGA